One Nocardia sp. BMG111209 DNA segment encodes these proteins:
- a CDS encoding roadblock/LC7 domain-containing protein, with protein MTTHLQDSGPHTFNWLLADFVRTTAGVRDAVAVSSDGLLMAMSDGLDRTGADRLAAMVSGLVSLGRSASRSYEFDGLKLIMIEMRRGFLLVSAIADGSCIGVIADSEGDVGLIGYQMAVLADRAGALLTPALISELRESLRR; from the coding sequence GTGACCACGCACCTCCAGGACTCCGGTCCGCATACCTTCAACTGGCTGCTGGCCGATTTCGTCCGTACCACCGCGGGAGTTCGCGACGCCGTCGCGGTCTCCTCGGACGGCCTGCTGATGGCCATGTCGGACGGCCTGGACCGCACCGGCGCCGATCGCCTCGCCGCGATGGTGTCCGGATTGGTGAGCCTCGGCCGGAGTGCCTCGCGCAGTTACGAGTTCGACGGCCTGAAACTGATCATGATCGAGATGCGCCGCGGCTTCCTGCTGGTGTCCGCGATCGCCGACGGCAGCTGCATCGGCGTGATCGCCGACAGCGAGGGCGATGTCGGGCTGATCGGCTATCAGATGGCGGTGCTGGCCGACCGCGCCGGCGCGCTGCTCACCCCCGCCCTGATCTCCGAACTCCGGGAGTCCCTGCGCAGATGA
- a CDS encoding DUF742 domain-containing protein — MTEPPRLPDPRMSPPGRPETWSGAPDQDDEYAPGEQGPVVRPFLMTGGRTIPLVDGLRLESMVYAAPAALSAPLRFEQHAVVRLCQQPHSVAEVSAALRVPIGVARVVVSDLVTSGYVSVSAADELSIDAIERIRDLVRAL; from the coding sequence ATGACCGAGCCACCGCGGCTGCCCGACCCCCGGATGAGTCCACCCGGTCGTCCCGAAACCTGGTCCGGCGCACCGGATCAGGACGATGAGTATGCGCCCGGGGAACAGGGCCCCGTGGTCCGTCCCTTCCTGATGACCGGTGGCCGGACCATTCCGTTGGTCGATGGTCTGCGTCTGGAATCCATGGTCTATGCTGCACCCGCCGCGCTGTCGGCGCCGCTGCGGTTCGAACAACATGCGGTGGTGCGGTTGTGTCAACAGCCGCACTCCGTTGCCGAAGTCTCCGCGGCGCTCCGCGTTCCGATCGGTGTGGCCCGCGTCGTGGTCAGCGATCTGGTGACCTCCGGATATGTGTCGGTCAGCGCCGCCGACGAATTGTCCATCGACGCCATCGAGAGGATCAGGGACCTTGTACGGGCACTCTGA
- a CDS encoding ATP/GTP-binding protein: protein MKIVISGGFGVGKTTFIGAISEIEPLATEAAMTEVSVGVDDPGVLANKTTTTVALDFGRITLDRTLVLYLFGTPGQERFEFLWDDLADGALGAVIIVDTSRVQDCYPVLDFFEQRKTPFVVAVNKFEGGSRFDLDEVREALDLDDELCLIECDARNRESVKQVLVALLEQVLLQRLSGTQARIG, encoded by the coding sequence GTGAAAATTGTCATCAGCGGCGGCTTCGGAGTGGGGAAGACGACCTTCATCGGCGCGATCTCCGAGATCGAGCCGCTGGCCACCGAAGCGGCGATGACCGAGGTGTCGGTCGGCGTCGACGATCCCGGTGTGCTGGCCAACAAGACCACCACCACGGTGGCACTCGACTTCGGCCGGATCACCCTGGATCGCACCCTGGTGCTGTACCTGTTCGGCACACCGGGCCAGGAACGCTTCGAATTCCTGTGGGACGACCTGGCCGACGGCGCACTGGGCGCGGTCATCATCGTCGACACCTCACGGGTGCAGGACTGCTACCCGGTGCTGGACTTCTTCGAGCAGCGCAAGACCCCGTTCGTGGTGGCGGTCAACAAGTTCGAGGGTGGTTCCCGCTTCGATCTCGACGAGGTGCGGGAGGCGCTGGACCTCGACGACGAGCTGTGCCTGATCGAATGCGACGCCCGCAACCGGGAGTCGGTCAAGCAGGTGCTGGTGGCCCTGCTGGAACAGGTACTGCTGCAACGACTCTCCGGCACCCAGGCCCGGATCGGCTGA
- a CDS encoding DUF4254 domain-containing protein, which translates to MATEYPGVRAGTGELPSTTEVLQAFRPTGDRHSGHQLLEAAHRLARCHELRWRTQQAAQAPDASELRVATARHVLDEIDRDRASQVDRIDSWVAEHIVHREGASMHTETLGAVIDRLAAKWVAAQQALGLPSAVPEPPADTPGGVRQRLVQHGVSGEARLHWVRLAELVDGYRDLITDVVERRRRLPVF; encoded by the coding sequence ATGGCGACCGAGTATCCCGGCGTGCGCGCCGGAACCGGTGAGCTGCCGTCCACGACGGAAGTGCTACAGGCATTCCGCCCGACCGGCGATCGGCATTCCGGACATCAGCTGCTCGAGGCCGCGCACCGGCTGGCGCGCTGCCACGAATTGCGCTGGCGCACGCAGCAGGCCGCGCAGGCGCCGGACGCGTCGGAGCTACGGGTGGCGACCGCCCGCCACGTACTCGACGAGATCGACCGCGACCGCGCGTCGCAGGTGGACCGCATCGACTCGTGGGTCGCCGAGCACATCGTGCACCGGGAGGGCGCCTCGATGCACACCGAGACCCTCGGCGCCGTGATCGATCGGCTGGCCGCGAAATGGGTTGCGGCACAACAGGCCCTGGGCCTCCCGAGTGCGGTGCCGGAACCCCCGGCGGATACGCCGGGCGGTGTCCGGCAGCGCCTGGTGCAGCACGGCGTGAGCGGCGAGGCGCGCCTGCACTGGGTGCGCCTCGCCGAATTGGTCGACGGCTACCGGGATCTGATCACCGACGTGGTCGAGCGACGGCGGCGGTTACCCGTGTTCTGA
- a CDS encoding acyl-CoA desaturase, whose amino-acid sequence MTIIEPTATQPAVLAETADGPLVLGPEQVEEIGRLLDELRDRLTADLGQRDREYIYSIIKAQRGFELAGRGLLFLGFLPPCWLAGVAALSISKILDNMEIGHNVMHGQYDWMREPGLNSRVFEWDTVCPADQWKHSHNFVHHTYTNIHGRDRDIGYGILRIDESQEWKPYYLGNPLYAFALMMLFEWGVMLHDLEFDNIVRGERSWGDVKRLLRGQFRKAGKQVLKDYVVFPLLSGPMFVSTLAGNVAANLVRNVWAYTIIFCGHFPSGVQTFTEEETADETRGEWYVRQMLGSANITGSRLFHIFSGNLSHQIEHHLFPDLPANRYPEIAPEVRALCEKYGLPYHTGPLRKQIGEVWGKIFRLALPPSLVPSKSGPGVIVRRKRESSEADG is encoded by the coding sequence ATGACCATCATCGAACCGACGGCCACCCAACCGGCTGTCCTCGCCGAGACCGCGGACGGCCCACTGGTACTCGGCCCGGAACAGGTCGAGGAGATCGGCCGCCTGCTCGACGAGCTGCGCGATCGGCTCACCGCCGATCTGGGGCAGCGCGATCGCGAGTACATCTATTCGATCATCAAGGCGCAGCGCGGTTTCGAGCTCGCCGGTCGCGGCCTGTTGTTCCTCGGCTTCCTGCCGCCGTGCTGGCTGGCCGGCGTCGCGGCGCTGAGCATCTCCAAGATTCTCGACAACATGGAGATCGGCCACAACGTCATGCACGGCCAGTACGACTGGATGCGCGAGCCGGGCCTGAATTCCCGTGTCTTCGAATGGGATACGGTCTGCCCGGCCGACCAGTGGAAGCATTCGCACAACTTCGTGCACCACACCTACACCAACATCCACGGCCGCGATCGCGATATCGGCTACGGCATCCTGCGCATCGACGAGAGCCAGGAGTGGAAGCCCTACTACCTGGGCAATCCGCTCTACGCCTTCGCGCTGATGATGTTGTTCGAATGGGGCGTGATGCTGCACGACCTGGAGTTCGACAACATCGTCCGCGGTGAGCGGTCCTGGGGTGACGTGAAGCGCCTGCTGCGCGGCCAGTTCCGCAAGGCGGGCAAGCAGGTGCTCAAGGACTATGTGGTGTTCCCGCTGCTGTCCGGGCCGATGTTCGTGTCCACCCTGGCCGGGAACGTCGCGGCCAACCTGGTCCGCAACGTCTGGGCCTACACGATCATCTTCTGCGGCCATTTCCCCTCCGGAGTACAGACGTTCACCGAGGAGGAGACCGCCGACGAGACCCGCGGCGAATGGTATGTGCGGCAGATGCTGGGATCGGCGAACATCACCGGCAGCAGACTGTTCCACATCTTTTCCGGCAATCTCTCGCATCAGATCGAACACCATCTGTTCCCGGATCTGCCGGCGAATCGGTATCCGGAGATCGCTCCGGAGGTGCGCGCGCTGTGTGAGAAATACGGGCTGCCGTATCACACCGGGCCGCTGCGCAAGCAGATCGGCGAGGTATGGGGAAAGATCTTCCGGCTGGCGCTGCCGCCGTCGCTCGTTCCGTCGAAATCCGGGCCCGGTGTTATCGTGAGGCGCAAGCGTGAATCGAGCGAAGCGGACGGGTGA
- a CDS encoding ferredoxin reductase, with protein sequence MVGLVDLVQTLTTPHAIDRYLELIRPALTVRDLRAEIVRVRHDANGSVTLRLRPTRRWSGHLAGQYVQIAVVIDGVKHSRCYSPVTVEGRTRELELTVRAHPDGLVSHYLWREARPGMVVDLTPAAGTFVLPDPRPERIVLISGGSGITPVLSMLRTLAAEDHPGEVLFLHYARTPEAVPHRAELTALAREHPRLRVEIRCPGAQSGASGYFDRDTLAGAAPWFRDAQVYVCGPERLMAAVRAVYAAEGLETSVHTEEFTLPTITTDPAEVTGATNFSASGVRTDNTGASLLEQAEAAGLTPEYGCRMGICFSCTAIRRSGCTRNRRTGELDSDPDQPIQLCINAAVGDVDIAV encoded by the coding sequence ATGGTGGGACTCGTCGACCTGGTGCAGACGTTGACCACGCCGCATGCGATCGACCGTTACCTCGAGCTGATCCGGCCGGCGCTGACGGTGCGTGACCTGCGCGCCGAGATCGTCCGGGTGCGGCACGACGCGAACGGTTCGGTCACCCTGCGGTTGCGGCCGACCCGGCGCTGGTCCGGCCACCTCGCCGGGCAGTATGTGCAGATCGCGGTCGTGATCGACGGCGTGAAGCACAGCCGGTGCTATTCGCCGGTCACCGTCGAGGGACGGACCCGCGAGCTGGAGCTCACGGTCCGGGCGCATCCGGACGGGCTGGTGTCGCACTATCTGTGGCGCGAGGCCCGGCCGGGCATGGTGGTCGATCTGACCCCGGCGGCCGGTACCTTTGTGCTGCCGGACCCGCGACCGGAGCGGATCGTGCTGATCAGCGGCGGCAGCGGCATCACGCCGGTGCTGTCGATGCTGCGCACGCTCGCCGCCGAGGACCATCCCGGCGAGGTACTGTTCCTGCACTACGCGCGGACGCCGGAGGCGGTGCCGCACCGTGCGGAACTGACCGCCCTCGCCCGGGAGCATCCGCGGCTGCGCGTCGAAATCCGTTGTCCGGGTGCGCAATCCGGTGCGTCCGGATACTTCGATCGGGACACGCTGGCCGGCGCCGCGCCGTGGTTCCGGGACGCGCAGGTCTACGTGTGCGGGCCGGAGCGGCTGATGGCCGCGGTGCGCGCGGTCTACGCCGCCGAGGGGCTCGAAACCTCGGTGCACACCGAGGAATTCACGCTGCCGACCATCACCACGGATCCCGCGGAGGTGACCGGCGCGACGAACTTCTCGGCCAGCGGCGTCCGGACCGACAACACCGGCGCCAGTCTGCTGGAACAGGCGGAGGCGGCCGGACTCACCCCCGAGTACGGCTGCCGGATGGGAATCTGCTTCTCCTGCACCGCGATCCGACGATCCGGCTGCACCCGCAACCGGCGCACCGGCGAACTGGACAGCGATCCGGACCAGCCGATCCAGCTCTGTATCAACGCCGCCGTCGGCGATGTCGACATCGCCGTCTGA
- a CDS encoding TetR family transcriptional regulator — translation MSEAVETRGERKERTRQALLDGTLALAADRGFAALSLREVARTAGIVPTAFYRHFTSLDEVGTVLVDEGVRQMRLALRQLRRTPDARLTETVHFVFDQVAGREALYGFLVRERHGGSAALREAISVELQLITRELVVDLSRIPALDNWSTDDLELAADLIVGTVAEHIAGYVIARPADRGGIVARAVGQVRLIALGMAAWRSAGS, via the coding sequence ATGAGCGAGGCGGTGGAGACCCGGGGCGAGCGCAAGGAGCGCACCCGGCAGGCCCTGCTGGACGGCACCCTCGCCCTCGCCGCCGATCGCGGCTTCGCGGCGCTGAGCCTGCGTGAGGTCGCCCGGACCGCCGGTATCGTGCCGACCGCGTTCTATCGGCACTTCACCTCACTGGACGAGGTCGGCACCGTCCTCGTCGACGAGGGTGTGCGCCAGATGCGGCTGGCGCTACGGCAATTGCGCCGCACCCCCGATGCGCGGCTGACCGAGACCGTGCACTTCGTCTTCGATCAGGTCGCGGGCCGGGAAGCGTTGTACGGCTTCCTGGTTCGCGAACGGCACGGCGGTTCGGCGGCGCTGCGCGAGGCGATCTCGGTGGAGCTGCAGTTGATCACCCGGGAACTGGTGGTCGATCTGTCCCGCATTCCGGCACTGGACAACTGGTCCACCGACGATCTGGAGCTGGCGGCCGATCTCATCGTCGGCACCGTCGCCGAGCACATCGCGGGTTACGTCATCGCCCGGCCCGCCGACCGCGGCGGGATCGTCGCCCGCGCGGTCGGGCAGGTGCGGCTGATCGCCCTCGGCATGGCGGCCTGGCGGTCGGCGGGGTCCTGA
- a CDS encoding helix-turn-helix transcriptional regulator has product MPETTVSTDSRLLRKARRGELSAFLKTRRARIAPSEVGLPSGARRRTPGLRREEVAQLAGVGVTWYTWLEQGRDINVSVQVLDAVARALALDAAERAHLYRLADVPTVPSAHAEEPIPEELQVILDHLLPLPGVLLSSRYDVLAHNEGFAALCPLFLSGERNVIRHVFTTPACCNPYAASGLERLTRMVGFLRSAYARNLHDPEWLRFIEDLRGRSAQFAALWERNDVAVPLARNQVIRNVATGDVTMIQTSMSLPSIAGAWLQIFTPVDADAWTKLRALLAMSPEERERPWREHLVRDHDVRVGA; this is encoded by the coding sequence ATGCCGGAGACGACCGTGAGTACCGATTCCCGTCTGCTGCGCAAGGCGCGGCGCGGGGAGTTGAGTGCCTTCCTGAAGACGCGCCGGGCCCGCATCGCCCCGAGCGAGGTCGGGCTGCCTTCCGGTGCGCGCCGCCGCACACCCGGGCTGCGGCGCGAGGAGGTCGCTCAGCTGGCCGGGGTCGGGGTCACCTGGTACACGTGGCTCGAACAGGGCCGCGACATCAATGTCAGCGTGCAGGTGCTCGACGCCGTGGCCCGCGCGCTCGCGCTGGACGCCGCCGAGCGAGCACATCTGTACCGGCTCGCCGATGTGCCGACGGTGCCCAGTGCGCACGCCGAGGAGCCGATTCCCGAAGAGCTGCAAGTGATCCTGGATCATCTGCTGCCGTTGCCGGGGGTGTTGCTGTCGTCCCGGTACGACGTGCTGGCGCACAACGAGGGTTTCGCCGCGCTGTGCCCGCTGTTCCTGTCCGGTGAGCGCAACGTGATCCGGCACGTGTTCACCACCCCGGCGTGCTGTAATCCGTACGCCGCCAGCGGCCTCGAGCGGCTCACGCGGATGGTCGGCTTCCTGCGCAGCGCCTATGCCAGGAATTTGCACGACCCCGAGTGGTTGCGTTTCATCGAGGATCTGCGCGGCCGCAGCGCGCAGTTCGCGGCGCTGTGGGAACGCAACGACGTCGCGGTGCCGCTGGCCCGCAACCAGGTCATCCGCAATGTCGCCACCGGGGATGTGACGATGATCCAGACCAGTATGTCGCTGCCGAGTATCGCCGGCGCCTGGCTGCAGATCTTCACGCCCGTCGATGCGGATGCCTGGACGAAACTCCGTGCGCTGCTGGCGATGTCGCCGGAGGAGCGGGAACGTCCGTGGCGCGAGCACCTCGTGCGCGACCACGACGTGCGCGTCGGCGCCTGA
- a CDS encoding MFS transporter, whose translation MTRTLTSPPPAPAGPGTPTRRRTLGVLAVVLLGQFMAVLDASIVNVAIPSIRTSLGATGSALQLIVSGYVIAYAVLLVTGARLGDRFGQRTMFLAGLAWFTIASLACGLAWNGLALIVFRFLQGIGAAAMVPQVMTLIQRTFTGPARARALSAYAAVISGGVVAGQIVGGLIVTGDVAGTGWRGVFLVNVPIGLALLATAPAVLPATVRAHRRLDLTGLTVLTAAVLLLVLPLVLGHEQHWPLWTRLALAGAVVAFAAFVLVERRVHRRGGEPLFADVVLRAPGLVPTAANLLVVMCTFGGWMFVISLYLQEALHYSALHAGLVGAPMGTVFAVASMTWSRVPARLHPAMIVSGLLLGAATMVVLGLRLGAGHGMGVPELLVYAAMGLGFAVSFSPLTTRALSKVPPAAASDASGILVTCVQLGIVIGVASFGSVFLSLTGTAAHAIGVTAIAIGITVLAAVALAARAVR comes from the coding sequence ATGACACGCACGCTGACCTCCCCACCGCCGGCCCCCGCCGGGCCCGGGACACCAACGCGCAGAAGGACTCTCGGTGTCCTCGCGGTGGTTCTGCTGGGCCAGTTCATGGCAGTTCTCGACGCCTCGATCGTCAATGTCGCGATCCCCTCGATCCGTACCTCGCTCGGCGCCACCGGTTCGGCGCTGCAACTCATCGTCTCCGGCTACGTCATCGCCTACGCGGTACTGCTGGTCACCGGCGCGCGCCTGGGCGACCGGTTCGGTCAGCGCACGATGTTCCTGGCCGGGCTGGCCTGGTTCACGATCGCCTCGCTGGCATGTGGCCTGGCGTGGAACGGGCTGGCGCTCATCGTGTTCCGCTTCCTCCAGGGTATCGGCGCGGCCGCCATGGTGCCGCAGGTGATGACCCTGATCCAGCGCACCTTCACCGGTCCGGCACGAGCCCGCGCGCTGTCGGCCTACGCCGCCGTGATCTCCGGTGGCGTGGTGGCCGGTCAGATCGTCGGCGGACTCATCGTCACCGGCGATGTCGCCGGAACCGGTTGGCGCGGAGTGTTTCTGGTGAACGTGCCGATCGGGCTGGCGCTGCTGGCGACCGCGCCGGCGGTGCTGCCGGCCACCGTGCGCGCGCACCGCCGGCTCGACCTGACCGGTCTGACCGTGCTGACCGCGGCGGTGCTGTTGCTGGTACTGCCGCTGGTGCTCGGCCACGAGCAGCACTGGCCGCTGTGGACCCGGCTGGCGCTGGCCGGCGCCGTGGTGGCCTTCGCGGCGTTCGTCCTCGTCGAACGGCGGGTGCACCGGCGCGGCGGCGAGCCGCTGTTCGCCGATGTCGTGCTGCGCGCCCCCGGACTGGTCCCGACCGCGGCCAACCTGCTGGTGGTGATGTGCACCTTCGGCGGCTGGATGTTCGTGATCTCGCTGTATCTGCAGGAGGCCCTGCACTACAGCGCCCTGCACGCGGGACTGGTCGGGGCGCCGATGGGCACGGTGTTCGCGGTCGCCAGCATGACCTGGTCGCGGGTGCCGGCGCGGCTGCATCCGGCGATGATCGTGTCCGGGCTGCTGCTCGGCGCCGCCACCATGGTGGTGCTGGGCCTGCGGCTCGGCGCCGGTCACGGCATGGGTGTGCCGGAACTGCTGGTGTACGCCGCGATGGGGCTCGGTTTCGCGGTGTCCTTCAGCCCCTTGACGACTCGCGCGCTGTCGAAGGTGCCACCGGCGGCGGCCTCGGATGCCAGCGGCATCCTGGTGACCTGTGTGCAGCTGGGCATCGTGATCGGAGTGGCGAGCTTCGGCTCGGTATTCCTGTCGCTGACCGGGACGGCGGCGCACGCGATCGGGGTGACCGCGATCGCCATCGGGATCACGGTCCTGGCCGCGGTCGCACTGGCGGCGCGCGCGGTCCGGTGA
- a CDS encoding PadR family transcriptional regulator encodes MALEHALLVSLSERAGSGYELARRFDRSIGFFWSATHQQIYRVLGRMAEQGWISGEAVAQSGRPDKKVYTVAPAGRAELARWIAEPSEDLGPLRSELGVKIRGAAHGDRAALRAEVARHRESHAQRLEVYRLIEKRDFPDPANLSGTALHQYLVLRGGVRVEAGFVEWCDEVLAALPPRGER; translated from the coding sequence ATGGCCCTCGAGCACGCCCTGCTGGTGTCGCTGAGCGAGCGGGCCGGCTCGGGCTACGAGCTGGCCCGGCGCTTCGACCGATCCATCGGATTCTTCTGGAGCGCAACGCATCAGCAGATCTATCGGGTGCTCGGACGGATGGCCGAACAGGGCTGGATCAGCGGCGAGGCCGTGGCCCAGTCCGGCCGCCCGGACAAGAAGGTCTACACGGTCGCCCCGGCCGGCCGGGCCGAGCTGGCCCGCTGGATCGCCGAGCCCTCGGAGGACCTCGGGCCGCTGCGCAGCGAGCTCGGCGTCAAGATCCGCGGCGCCGCCCACGGCGACCGGGCCGCCCTGCGGGCCGAGGTGGCCCGCCACCGCGAGTCGCACGCGCAGCGCCTCGAGGTCTACCGACTCATCGAGAAACGGGATTTCCCCGATCCGGCGAACCTGTCCGGCACCGCGCTGCACCAATATCTGGTGCTGCGCGGCGGCGTCCGGGTGGAGGCCGGCTTCGTCGAATGGTGCGACGAGGTACTCGCCGCACTACCGCCCCGGGGCGAAAGGTGA
- a CDS encoding NADPH-dependent 2,4-dienoyl-CoA reductase: protein MNRYPHLSEPLPVGSVTLRNRVVMGSMHTGLEDRAWDIHRLAAYFAERARGGVGLIITGGYSPNREGWLLPFGAKLTGRSEAYRHRAVTAAVHAEGGRIALQILHAGRYAYVPFSVSASSIKAPINPFRPRALSDRGVERTIEDYVRCARLAQFAGYDGVEVMGGEGYLINQFLAPRTNKRTDRWGGTAANRRRFALEIVRRIRAAVGADFLIVFRLSMAEFVEHGQTETEILELARELEAAGVSILNTDIGWHEARVPTIVTSVPRAAFAEFTAKITAQVSIPVCASNRINMPETAEEILTRGDADLVSLARPLLADPDWVNKALDTREDEINTCIACNQACLDHAFARKTVSCLLNPRAGHETELLLLPTRRRKRVAVVGAGPAGLSAAVNLAERGHEVDLFEADDRIGGQFDIARRIPGKEEFAETLRYFTRKLEVGGVRVHLNRRVTAAELVEGRYDHVVLATGVRPRIPDIPGIDHPKVLTYAELIREQKPVGRKVAVIGAGGIGYDVSEFLTVEGHPTLKLDEWKEEWGVTADDPEARGQLTTARPAPAAREVVLLQRKSGPFGKSLGKTTGWVHRAALQAKGVEQLGGVNYERIDDRGLHISFGEKRQHPRVIDCDNVIVCAGQESVRDLVEPLAAAGITTHLIGGAELAAELDAERAIDQGTRLAAGL, encoded by the coding sequence GTGAACCGTTATCCACACCTGTCCGAACCGCTGCCGGTCGGCTCCGTCACCCTGCGCAATCGCGTGGTGATGGGCTCGATGCACACCGGGCTGGAGGACCGCGCGTGGGATATCCACCGGCTCGCAGCGTATTTCGCCGAACGCGCGCGCGGCGGCGTCGGGCTGATCATCACCGGCGGCTACTCCCCCAATCGCGAGGGCTGGCTGTTGCCGTTCGGTGCCAAGCTCACCGGCCGGTCCGAGGCCTACCGGCACCGCGCCGTCACCGCGGCGGTGCACGCCGAGGGCGGCCGGATCGCCCTGCAGATCCTGCACGCCGGCCGGTACGCCTATGTGCCGTTCAGCGTGTCCGCCTCCTCGATCAAGGCCCCGATCAACCCCTTCCGGCCGCGGGCGCTGTCGGACCGCGGCGTGGAACGGACCATCGAGGACTATGTGCGCTGCGCGCGGCTGGCGCAGTTCGCGGGCTACGACGGCGTCGAGGTGATGGGCGGCGAGGGCTACCTGATCAACCAGTTCCTCGCGCCGCGCACCAACAAACGGACCGACCGCTGGGGTGGTACGGCCGCGAACCGGCGGCGCTTCGCGCTGGAGATCGTGCGGCGCATCCGCGCCGCGGTCGGCGCCGACTTCCTCATCGTCTTCCGCCTGTCCATGGCGGAATTCGTCGAGCACGGCCAGACCGAGACCGAAATTTTGGAACTGGCAAGGGAATTGGAGGCCGCCGGGGTCTCGATCCTCAACACCGACATCGGCTGGCACGAGGCCCGGGTACCGACCATCGTCACCTCGGTGCCGCGCGCCGCGTTCGCCGAGTTCACCGCGAAGATCACCGCGCAGGTGAGCATTCCGGTCTGCGCCTCGAACCGGATCAACATGCCCGAGACCGCGGAGGAGATCCTCACCCGCGGCGACGCCGACCTGGTGTCGCTGGCCCGGCCGCTGCTCGCCGATCCGGACTGGGTGAACAAGGCGCTGGACACCCGCGAGGACGAGATCAACACCTGCATCGCCTGCAACCAGGCCTGCCTGGACCACGCGTTCGCGCGAAAGACGGTGTCCTGCCTGCTCAATCCGCGCGCGGGGCACGAGACCGAACTCCTGCTGCTGCCCACCCGCCGGCGTAAGCGCGTCGCCGTCGTCGGCGCCGGCCCGGCCGGACTGTCGGCGGCGGTGAACCTCGCCGAACGCGGCCACGAGGTCGACCTGTTCGAGGCCGACGACAGGATCGGCGGCCAGTTCGACATCGCCCGCCGCATCCCCGGCAAGGAGGAATTCGCCGAAACCCTGCGCTATTTCACCCGCAAACTGGAGGTCGGCGGCGTCCGGGTGCACCTGAACCGGCGGGTCACCGCGGCCGAACTGGTCGAGGGCCGGTACGACCACGTGGTGCTGGCCACCGGTGTGCGCCCGCGTATCCCGGACATCCCGGGCATCGACCATCCCAAGGTGCTCACCTACGCCGAACTGATCCGCGAGCAGAAACCGGTCGGCCGCAAGGTGGCGGTGATCGGCGCCGGCGGAATCGGTTACGACGTCAGCGAATTCCTCACCGTCGAGGGACATCCCACCCTGAAACTCGACGAGTGGAAGGAGGAATGGGGCGTCACCGCCGACGATCCCGAGGCGCGGGGACAGCTCACCACCGCACGTCCCGCCCCGGCCGCTCGGGAAGTGGTGCTGCTGCAACGGAAGTCGGGCCCGTTCGGGAAGAGTCTCGGCAAGACCACCGGCTGGGTGCACCGGGCGGCGTTGCAGGCCAAGGGCGTCGAGCAACTCGGCGGCGTCAACTACGAGCGCATCGACGACCGGGGCCTGCACATCAGCTTCGGCGAGAAGCGGCAGCATCCCCGCGTGATCGACTGCGACAACGTGATCGTCTGCGCCGGACAGGAATCCGTGCGCGATCTGGTCGAGCCGCTGGCGGCCGCGGGCATCACCACCCACCTCATCGGCGGCGCCGAACTGGCCGCCGAACTGGATGCCGAGCGCGCCATCGACCAGGGCACCCGATTGGCGGCGGGCCTGTGA
- a CDS encoding VOC family protein, which yields MTAGPLLDRIGLPGDESAWTALGFDLAAGGFALGAVTCTVGAEPAWGFDVVHADPAVLGIPVPDRIPTASTPPGIDPPASHPNHSSYVDHLVYWVPDLDDAVTALNAVLGTEPRRRFHPRGPSSPEMAFYRVGKPFLEVVSSGRPPILAGIAFGTTDLDATVAAVRAAGGPIGDPKPAVQGGRIASVWHGHLEWGIAFLEPKPR from the coding sequence GTGACCGCCGGACCACTGCTCGACCGGATCGGCCTGCCCGGCGACGAGAGTGCCTGGACGGCACTGGGTTTCGACCTCGCCGCGGGCGGCTTCGCACTCGGCGCGGTGACCTGCACCGTCGGCGCCGAACCGGCCTGGGGCTTCGACGTGGTGCACGCCGATCCGGCGGTGCTCGGAATTCCGGTGCCGGACCGGATCCCCACCGCGAGCACGCCGCCCGGAATCGACCCGCCCGCAAGCCATCCCAACCATTCGAGCTATGTGGATCACCTCGTCTACTGGGTGCCCGACCTGGACGACGCCGTGACCGCGCTGAACGCCGTGCTCGGTACCGAACCGCGCCGCCGCTTCCATCCCCGCGGCCCGTCCAGCCCCGAGATGGCGTTCTACCGCGTCGGCAAGCCGTTCCTGGAGGTGGTCTCCTCCGGCCGGCCGCCGATCCTGGCGGGGATCGCCTTCGGCACCACCGACCTGGACGCCACCGTCGCGGCGGTCCGGGCGGCCGGTGGCCCGATCGGTGATCCGAAACCCGCCGTCCAGGGTGGCCGCATCGCCAGTGTGTGGCACGGCCATCTCGAGTGGGGCATCGCATTTCTGGAGCCGAAACCCCGATGA